In the genome of Terriglobales bacterium, one region contains:
- the nhaR gene encoding transcriptional activator NhaR, with protein sequence MEWFNYHHLLYFWTVVRAGSINRASQELRVSAPAISTQLKLLEDQLGEKLMKRSGRRLVLTDTGRLVFSYAEDIFGLGREMLDVLKNRPIGRPLRLDVGIVDVMPKSVVQALLEPAMELPESIRIVCREATSDQLLGRLATHELDVVLSDAPVDPTLKIRAYSHLLGECGVLFVGKAASAAKFRNKFPKSLDGAPMFLPTDNTALRRNLDFWFEEQGIRPLILGEFEDHALLRAFGEKGPAIFPIPAVMEDQVRKQKGLSIVGHTQKVRTQFYAISAERKLQHPAVVAISRAARSKLFKG encoded by the coding sequence ATGGAATGGTTTAATTACCATCACCTTTTGTATTTCTGGACCGTCGTCCGCGCTGGCAGTATCAATCGAGCAAGTCAGGAACTGCGCGTTTCGGCGCCTGCGATCAGCACCCAACTGAAGCTCTTGGAGGATCAGTTGGGTGAGAAACTCATGAAGCGATCGGGCCGCCGTCTTGTGCTCACCGACACCGGAAGACTCGTGTTCAGTTACGCCGAAGATATTTTTGGCCTCGGGAGAGAAATGCTGGACGTGCTGAAGAACCGGCCAATCGGGAGGCCGTTGCGTCTTGACGTCGGCATCGTGGACGTGATGCCGAAGTCGGTCGTTCAGGCTCTGCTTGAGCCGGCGATGGAACTTCCCGAATCGATCCGAATCGTGTGCCGCGAAGCGACCTCCGATCAGCTACTTGGGCGGCTCGCTACGCATGAACTGGATGTGGTTTTGTCGGATGCTCCGGTTGATCCGACCCTCAAGATCCGGGCGTACAGTCACTTGCTTGGCGAGTGCGGCGTGTTGTTCGTGGGAAAAGCGGCTTCAGCGGCGAAGTTTCGGAACAAGTTCCCAAAGTCGCTGGATGGAGCGCCGATGTTTCTGCCGACCGACAACACGGCGCTTCGGCGCAATCTCGACTTCTGGTTTGAGGAGCAGGGAATTCGTCCGTTGATTTTGGGCGAGTTCGAGGACCATGCCCTGTTAAGGGCGTTCGGCGAGAAAGGGCCTGCAATTTTCCCGATTCCAGCGGTGATGGAAGACCAGGTCCGGAAGCAGAAAGGTCTTTCGATCGTTGGTCATACGCAGAAGGTTCGGACGCAGTTTTATGCGATCAGCGCCGAGCGTAAGCTGCAGCATCCAGCAGTGGTCGCAATTTCACGAGCGGCAAGGTCGAAGCTTTTCAAAGGGTAG
- a CDS encoding lmo0937 family membrane protein produces the protein MLWFIFLVLLVLWILGLVGTYQIGAWLWLLLVAAVIVLIVQLATGRRVAP, from the coding sequence ATGCTTTGGTTCATCTTCTTAGTGCTGCTGGTCCTGTGGATTCTGGGACTGGTGGGCACGTACCAGATTGGGGCGTGGTTGTGGCTTCTGTTGGTTGCTGCCGTGATCGTTCTTATCGTGCAGTTGGCGACCGGCAGGCGAGTCGCACCTTAG